In the Pedobacter cryoconitis genome, TTCGGCCGCGATTTAGAAACTGCAAGAGAATTAAATAAATTGTTAACCGGAATTTTCACGGAGAAACAGATCTATAGAATTGACCATTATCTGGGTAAGGAAACTGTTCAGAATATTATGGCTTTCCGTTTTGCCAATTCATTCCTTGAGCCACTTTGGAACCGTACTTATATTGATCACGTACAGATTTCTGTAACCGAACAATTGGGTGTTGGAGATCGTGGTGGTTATTATGATGGCGCTGGTGCTTTAAGAGATATGATCCAGAACCATATTTTACAGCTTCTTTGTTTAATTGGTATGGAAACTCCTATCAATTTTGATGCTGATGAAATCAGGAACAAAAAAGTTGATGTGCTGAAAGCTATGCGTCCTTTTGGACCTGACGATATCCGTATGAGCACTGTTCGCGGACAATATTCTAAAGGATGGGTTGAGGGTAAAGAAGTTCCGGGTTACCGCTCTGAGAAAGATGTGGCACCAGAGTCTAATACAGAAACTTTTGCAGCAGCCAAATTCTTCGTGGATAACTGGCGCTGGCAGGGAATCCCTTTCTATGTACGTACAGGTAAACGTCTGTTCCAGACTTCTTCTTTGATCACGATACAGTTTAAGGATGTTCCTCACCAGGTTTTCCCTGCGGGTGTAACTGAACACTGGCAGCAAAACAGGTTGATCATCAGTATTCAGCCAGAAATGAGTATCCGTTTACAGGTACAGGCTAAAAGACCTGGGCTGGACATGGTATTGAATCCTGTTGATATGGTTTTCGATTATAAAGGGACTTATAGTGCTGAAGCTCCAGAGGCTTACGAGACTTTATTACTGGATGTAATGATTGCAGATCAGACACAGTTTATGCGTGCAGATCAGGTAGAGAGTGCATGGGAATTGTTAATGCCTGTAATCAATGCATGGGAAAGTAAAACTTCATTGAGTTTCCCTAACTATCCTGCTGATTCATGGGGCCCTGAAGATGCCGAAGCGCTGATTGCCAGAGATGGTTTCCACTGGTTCACCTTACCTTTAAAAAATAAAGACTAGCATGAATTTACTGATCTATAAAACAAAGAGTGAGCTGCTGGAAGATTTAGCAGATTACGTGATTGCAATTGCAGAAAAGGCGATTGCAGAAAAGGATTGTTTTAATTTTGTGCTCACCGGCGGTAATTCCCCTAAAGATTTATATGAAATGCTGTCTACCACCTATCGTGAAAAGCTGGATTGGTCAAAGGTATTTTTCTTTATTGGAGATGAACGTAATGTTCCACCCGGACATGAAAGCTATAATGGCTTAATGGCAAAGAAATCAATATTAGCTCCTTTAAATGTCGCTGCTGATCATATCTTTTTTGTAGATACTACATTAGCTCCTGAAAAAGCTGCAATTGAGTATGCTAAAGCAATTACTACTCATTTTAAGGGTGCAGACCTTGCTTTTGACCTTATTTTATTAGGCATGGGCGATGACGGGCATACAGCTTCGTTATTCCCGGGTACTGATATTTTAGACAGCAAAGAAGTAACGGTTGAGAGTGTATTTGTAGAGAAATTAGCGACTTACAGAATCAGTTTTACCGCCCCTTTGATCAATAAGGCTAAAAATGTGGCCTTCCTTGTATTTGGCGAAGCTAAAGCTGATGCGTTGAAACATGTCATTGAGGATGATCCTAAGACTCCTGAATTGTATCCATCACAATTGATTGATCCGATTGACGGAAGCCTGACCTGGTTTTTGGATAGTGATGCAGCAAAATTGCTGGATAACTAAACACATATTTTCTATAGAAAACCCTGTTTCATTCATTTGGAACAGGGCTTTTTTGTGAGGTTTTAGTCAATGGCTTTTCACACATTGCTGAAATGGACAAAAAGACAGAAAGTTACTTAGGAGGCTTTAAAGATGGTATCGCAAATTGCGATACCATCTTTAAAGCCTCCTAAGTAACTTTTACTAAAAACAACAGAAATAATCATTGCTCTTTTTTAGTCTTAAAACCAATCAGCGTTCTTGGCTGTTCATCTTTCTCTATAAACTTACTCAGGTAGTTAAAAAGAACTTCAATTTTCTCACCTTGTTTATAAAGTCGCTTCTCTACTTCCTGTACCAATAGGGAAATATCTTTATGCAGAAGAATGGTTTCTCTTAGCTTGACAAAGACTTCTATAATGCGGATACTCATCTGTATTGGCTTCTCTCCTTTAAGAACATTCGACAACATGAGCACACCATGCTCCGTAAAAGCATAAGGCAATATGCCTCCTAGCTGCTGTCTGGAAGGTATCGCAAATTGCGATAGTATGTTTTCAGTCTCCTGGGGCGTTAACTGAAACATAAAATTCAATGGAAAACGATCCAGATTACGCTTCACTTGTTCTCTTAAACGGATAGGTTTAACGCCATAAAGTTCGGCCAGATCTTTATCAAGCATAACTTTCTGCTCCCTGATCAGGTGTATTTTATTCATTACAACTTCATCTATCATATCGCCAAATTATCTCACCAAGATAATTATATTACTTTAATTTAAATAATATATTTCTATTGATTTAAACAAATAGTCCAGTATAGTGTTGTAAGATTACGCTTCTTATTCCCTTGTTTTGATTATGCCTGTACAAACTGATATTTTAATTATAGGTGGCGGGCTTGCCGGATTAACCGCAGCATTACATCTCCAGCAAGCAGGGATTGAGGCCATCCTGATCGAAAAGGATATTTATCCTCATCATAAAGTTTGCGGTGAATACATTTCTAATGAGGTTCTCCCCTATTTAAAGTGGCTGGACGCTGATCCGGCTGTGCTGTCTCCTTCGGTAATTTCCAAAATGCAATTTTCTACAGTTTCAGGGCGTCGTATTTCTACCCGGTTACCTATGGGTGGATTTGGAGTGAGCCGTTATAAACTGGATCATTTTCTCTATCAGAAATTTCTGGCTAAAGGAGGCCGCGTGATACAGGATACAGTAAGTCATGTAGTTTTTGAAAAAGATACTTTCCTGGTTTCCACACAAGGTGAAAAACAATATATAGCCAGACAAGTGATTGGTGCTTATGGCAAACGTTCTGCTATAGACCTCAAATTAAAAAGGAAGTTTATACAGCATAAATCGCCATTTCTGGCTGTAAAAGGACATTATGCTGGTGAATTTGAAGACGGACTTGTTGCATTGCATAATTTTAAAGGAGGCTATTGCGGTGCTTCTAAAATCGAGGATCAAAAGATAAATATCTGTTACCTCGCAAATTATGAAACTTTCAAAAGATATAAAAACATCGCAACTTATCAGGAAAATGTATTGTATCAGAATAAACATCTAAAAAGCCTTTTTGAAAAATCCGAACTCTTGTTTGATGCACCAATAACGATCAGTCAACTCTCTTTTGGTGCCAGAGAAGCAGTGGTTGATCATATCCTGATGATTGGCGACACTGCGGCATTGATACATCCTTTATGTGGAAACGGCATGGCTATGGCTATACATAGCGCAAAGATCTGCTCAGAATTACTGATTTTGTTTTTCAAAGGGGAGATTCCTGATAGAACTGACATGGAAAAACGTTATCTTATCTCCTGGAACCACCACTTTAAATCCAGATTATGGATGGGAAGGACTTTATCAGCCCTGTTCGAAAAAGAATATTTAACAGAAAAATTATTGGGTGGAATGGTTCGGCTGCCATTCATACTGCCTTTGATCATCAAAAATACACATGGCCATACTTTAACTGTTCCTGAATAATGTTTGTAGATACCACTTATAGAAGCAATGCTCCTGAAATTATGGATAATTTCCAGATGGAGGGTGAAATACTCAGAGATGCATTAGACAAAATTGCCAGCATCAACCGCCTGCTTGGCGGAAACAAGGTCACACTGGAAGGAATTATTTATTTACTGCGGGCACAACCAAAATCTGCATTGATCCGTATTACAGATATAGGGTGCGGAAACGGAGATATGTTAAGAGCGCTTGCAGCTTATGCAGAGAAAAATGATTTAAACTTTATACTCACTGGTATAGATGCAAATAATTTCACGATTGAGCACGCCAGGAGTTTATCTGCAGGTTATAAAAATATAAGCTATGAATGCATAGATATATTTGATAAGCCGAATAAAGAGCAATCAGCAGATATTATACTTTGTACTTTAACATTACATCATTTTAAAGATCAGGAGATCATTACACTGCTGCAAAGTTTTCAGCAGACAGCAAGGCTCGGTTTTGTGATTAATGATTTACAACGGAGTGCAATCGCTTATTACCTGTTTCTGGGTTTATGTTTTGTATTCCGCCTGAATGAGATGTCACGTGAAGATGGACTGGTTTCTATTCTCCGCGGATTTAAAAGAAAAGATTTAATGTCGTTTTCAAAAACATTAGGCCTTAAAAATTACTTAATCAAATGGAAATGGGCGTTCCGCTACCAATGGATAGTTAAAATATCATGAGTGTAACCATAAAAAGCATCAGCAAAGCATTGCCTGAATATTCAAGAAGTACAGCGGAGATCATTCCTTTTCTGGACGGGTGGCTGCATGGTCAGGAAGACCGGTTTGTCCGTAAGGTTAAAAAGATATTTGAAAATGCTGCAGTAGATAAACGCTATTCATTTATGTCTCCCGAAGAAGTTTTCAGCGACCTTACTTTTGAAGAACGCAATGATATTTATTGCAGAGAGGGTATTAAACTAGGTACAAAATGTCTGACTGATGCGATTGAGAAGGCAGGCTGGAAAAATGAAGATCTTGATTATATCATTACCGTAAGCTGCACGGGAATTATGATCCCCTCTTTAGATGCTTATCTGATCAATGCCTTAAAACTGCGCCAGGATATTGTGCGCCTTCCGGTTACAGAAATGGGCTGTGCAGCTGGTGTGTCAGGGATTATATACGCTAAAAATTTCCTGAAATCCAATCCTGGCAAAAGAGCTGCAGTTATCGCTGTAGAATCTCCAACGGCCACTTTTCAGCGCAATGACTTTTCGATGGCCAATATTGTAAGTGCAGCTATTTTTGGAGATGGTGCAGCCTGTATCCTCTTGTCTTCACATCCGGAGGATGACGGACCGGAAATAATGGACGAAGAAATGTATCACTTTTATGATGCAGAAGACATGATGGGCTTTAAAATGACCAATACCGGTTTACAAATGGTATTGGATGTTACTGTTCCTGAAACAATTGCTACACACTTTCCCGCTATTATTCATCCTTTTCTGGAAAAAAACGGATTAAATATTCAGGCTATAGACCATTTGATTTTTCATCCCGGCGGAAAGAAAATCATTGAAATTGTAGAAGCCTTATTTGGTGATCTTGGAAAAAATATAAACGATACTAAAGCGATTTTAAGGTTATATGGAAACATGTCAAGCGTTACCGTACTCTATGTGCTTGAGCGGATTATGGATGCCAAACCTAAACCTGGAGAAAGGGGGCTGATGCTTAGTTTTGGTCCCGGATTTTCTGCACAACGAATTTTATTGCAGTGGTAAGCATTTTTTGTATTTACTTTACAGCTTAGAATTGATAATCTTATACGCATGAATACACAAGAAATACTATCAAAATTACCTTACAGCAAACCTTTTTTATTTGTTGATGAGTTATTACAAATCGATGAGAACGGATCAACAGGTACTTATACTTTTGATAAAGACCTTGATTTCTATAAAGGACATTTTAAAGATGCACCGGTTACACCAGGGGTAATCTTAACAGAGACCATGGCACAGATCGGGTTGGTTTGCCTGGGTATTTATTTATCGGAAAATGCAAATACAGAACTGAAAGCACATGTGATGCTGACTTCTACGGCAATGGATTTTATGAAACCTGTTTTTCCGGGTGAAAAGGTTACCGTAACTGCTGAAAAAGTATACTTCAGGTTTAAAAAGCTGAATTGTAACGTCGTGATGAAAAACGAAGCAGGAGAAACAGTTTGCAAAGGAAATATTTCAGGAATGGTAACGACAAAAATGAATGACTAACCGTGTTGTCGTCACTGGTTTAGGGGTTGTTTCACCAAATGGTGCGGACATTACGCAATTCAGGGATGCGCTTAAAAATGGTGTGTCCGGGATCCGGCATGATCTGCAGCTGGAACAACTTCTTTTCTCTTGCCAGATTGCAGGGAAACCAGTGATTGATGCAGCCCGGATTAGCCAATATTTCACTGACCTGGAAATCAGGAACCTGGAAAGCACGGGAATTATATATGGTGTAATTGCGGGTTTAGATGCGTGGAAGGATGCAGGGCTTAACCCTGCTCCGGATGAAATGCCTGATTGGGAAAGCGGAACTGTTTTCGGTACCGGAACTTCTGGTATTGACAAATTCAGAGGTGCTATTTATAAATTAGACAACCTGCAGATCCGTAAGCTGGGCAGTTCTATAGTTGCCCAGACTATGGCAAGCGGAGTCAGTGCATTACTAGCCGGAAAACTTGGATTGGGTAATCAGGTAACAACAAACTCTTCTGCTTGTGCAACAGGAACGGAAAGTGTTTTGATGGCTTATGAGCGTATTAAATCGGGTCAGGCAACCGTAATGCTGGCTGGCAGCACAAGTGATAGCGGACCGTATATATGGGCTGGTTTTGATGCAATGAAAGTCTGCACGTACAAACATAATGAAGCTCCCGAAAAAGGAAGCCGCCCAATGAGTGCAACGGCAAGTGGCTTTGTTCCTGGAAGCGGTGCAGGAGCTTTAGTGTTAGAGAGTCTGGACAGTGCTTTAGCAAGGGGTGCCAGGATTTATGCGGAAATACTGGGCGGACATGTCAATTCTGGCGGACAGCGTGGTGAAGGTACAATGACCGCACCTAATCCAGTAGCGGTACAAAGATGTCTGTCCAAAGCATTCAAAGATGCAGGCATACAACCTGCTGAAGTTGAGGTGATTAATGGTCATTTAACAGCAACTGTAAAAGATCCGCTTGAAATACAAAATTGGGTAACGGCATTGGGGCGTTCCGGTAAGGATTTCCCTTATATCAATTCGGTTAAGGGGATGATTGGACATTGCATCTCTGCAGCAGGCAGCATTGAATGTGTAGCTTCTGTTTTACAACTTCATGAAGGGTTTATTTTTCCTAATATCAATTGTGAAGATCTGCATCCTGCCATTGAAATGCTGATAGATCCGGAGCGGATCCCCCGTGTTTGTCTCCAAAAAGATTTTAATATACTCGTCAAAGCAAGTTTTGGTTTTGGCGATGTCAATGCCTGTTTAGTCTTAAAAAAATATAATGATGGATAGAGAAGTTATCATTTCCGCTATTAAAGAAGTTGCAGCGCCTTATACGCAGGACAAAGAAGCATTAGATCAGCTTAGTGAGACCACAAGTTTTATTACAGACCTGAAAATCAATTCTGCCAACCTGGTTGATATTGTACTGGACCTGGAAGAAAAGTTCGGCATAGAGATCGATAATGATTCTATGGCAAAAATGCTGGATGTCAAATCAACACTCGACGTCATTGAAGCCAAACTTGCTGAAATTGATAGGCAATGATCTGGTAGACCTGCGCCTGGCAGCGATAGAGAGCAACTGGAGGAGAAAAGGCTACCTGAACAAGATATGTACGCCTGAAGAACAAAAACTGGTTCTGGAAGCTGCTATGCCTGATGAAATGTTATGGTTGATCTGGACTATGAAAGAAGCCGCTTGTAAAATAGTTCAGCGCAGTACAGGAATCAGAAAGTATGAGCCTTTAAATTTTTGCTGCACATTGAATACGCAGGGTATAGAAATATCGGGAATGGTGAGTTACTTTAAGGATAGTTTTCTAATTAGAAGTGAGCTCCAAAGTACATTCATCCATTCTGTTGCAGTATCGGATATTAAGGATTTTGATCAGCTGCATTTGCAGTATCTGAAACCTGGTATTGCTTACAAAGCCGAATTTAACACTATAACTGAGCTTTATCAGCTGGCCGGTACTCCATCAGGTATCCCGGAGTTAACCCATCAGATTACCGGCCAAAAGCATGCTGTTTCTGTAAGCCACCATGGTGACTATCTGGCTGTTATTTATTCAGATTCTCTTCTATTAACAGATTAATAATCCCATCTGCCATACCCACTCTTGGTACGTGAATCTGCTTGATACCGGTCCACTTCATCAGGGTAATAAAGATTTCACTGGCCGGAATGATTACATCAGCACGGTCTGGGTTCAGGTTAAAAATCTGGATACGTTCTTTTAAGGAATGGCTATTCAATTGATTGTAAAGAGATTTGAGTTTCAGAAAAGTTAAAGGCGTTCCCTCTTTTTCATTCGCCATTTTATACAATTTATTGATATTCCCTCCAGTGCCTATGCCTGCCAGGTTTTTATGATACCTGGTTTGATCCTTAACCCAGAGCCTCATCTCTTCCCAGGTTTCTTCTTTATCCTGGTTATCAAGAATTCTGATTGTTCCGATATCAAATGATTTAGAAGCCACAGGTATTTTATTTACGAAAACAGACAACTCTGTGCTACCACCACCTACATCTATGTAAAGATAGTTTTTCTTGATATCAAGGTCATCCTCGATATGATTGGCATAAATAATATTAGCTTCCCGCTGACCTTCAATAATCTCCAGGTCAACATTGGCTTTCTCTTTAATCATTTGAATGATCTCAAGCCCGTTTTGTGCCTCTCTCATAGAAGATGTTGCACAAGCAAGATATTTAGTCACCTGATAAACATCCATCAGGTTTTTAAAGGCCTGCATAGTTTTGATCAGGTCTTCGATTTTACGTGCCGAGATTTTATGGTCAAGAAAGGCGTCATCACCTAACCTTAACGGAACCCTGACCAGCGTATTCTTTTTAAAACCAAACCCATTTTCATTGTGTGTTATATCTGCAATAAGCAGTCTAACGGCATTAGAGCCAACATCAATTGCTGCATATCTGAGCATAATCTTCTACTGGTGTTTGTTTTTTAAGTAATTATAAGTTTGAACCTGTGCTCTCACCTTAGTGCTAAGCCGGTTTTTATGGTATTTATTGTTATTCAACCGGGTAATATCTCTCGCTTTTACGTTATCCTGTAACTGAAAATCAATAATATCCCTGATTTCCTGTTTAACGTCTTCATCCAGCACAGGAAAACCAACTTCTACACGGTGCTCAAAATTGCGGCTCATTAAATCACCTGAAGAAAGGAACATTTCTTCTTTACCGTTGTTCCCAAAAATAAAAACACGCGCATGTTCTAAAAACTTATCAATGATACTGATGACTGTAATATTTTCACTGAAATCTTTGACTCCCGGAACCAGGCAGCAGATACCGCGTACAATTAATTTAATCTTTACGCCAGCATTACTTGCGTCATAAAGTTTCTCCACGATCCCTTCATCAGCCAAACTGTTTACCTTAAAAATAAGATAAGCAGGTTTACCAGATTTCGCAATCTTAATTTCCCGGTCTATCAAAGTATAAAACTTAGTTCTCGATTCCAGGGGAGAAACGATCAGGTACTTAAATCCTGTTGCTACAGTGCGCTTGTTTAAGGCTGCAAAGAGCTTAATTAAATCATGCGTGATCTCTTTTTTAGCTGTAAAAATACTATGGTCACAATAGAGTTTAGCAGTTTTCTCATTGAAATTACCAGTTGCAAGATTCGCATAATAAACTGGACGGCCTTTTTCTATCCGGGTAACCAGGCAGATTTTAGAATGGACCTTGTAATCAGTCAGCCCATAGTTTACATGAACACCTTCTTCTTCCAGCCTGTTGGTCCAGAAAATATTTGCTCTTTCATCGAAGCGTGCTTTAAGTTCAACCAGACAGTTTACCTTTTTACCATTTTTTGCCGCATTAATTAAAGCATTAATGACTCTTGAATTCTCTGCAAGACGGTATAGTGTGATATTTATTGCCGTAACTTTAGGATCAATTGCTGCTTCACGAAGAAAAAGAATGATGTAATCGTAAGATTGATAAGGTAAATTAACCAGGTAGTCTCTTTCTGCAAGTTTGTTAAAGATACTTTGGGTACGGTGTAAACCAAATACCTTCAGGGGTATATTTGCAGGATATTCAAGGCTTTTATCTCCTACATTAGGAAAGCGAATGAAATCACCAAATTTATGGTAACGGTTTCCTGGAATCAGACTTTCTGCTTCCAGTTTCATTTTAGCAACCAGCACACCGAGCATATCAAACGGCATTTCTGTATCATAAAGTAAACGCATTGGTTTACCTTTTTTACGTTTATCAAGGCTGGTTTTTAATTCATCAATAAACTTATCGCTTACATTTTTATCTATATCCAGTTCTGCGTCTCTGGTCAGTTGTATGGAATAGGCATCCATTTCATCGTATTTGAATACGTAAAAGATGTCATCCAGACAATATTTGATAATATCCTCAGCAAGAATAATAAATTTTAATCCGTTGGTTTCCGGCAGGACCAGGAACCTTGGCAAATCGGGAGGTAATTCTATCAATGCATACTTTTCATCTTTTTTGCCGGTTTTCTTTTTAAGCCTTACAAAAAAGTACAGGTACCGGTCTTTGAGTTCTGGAAAAGGTTTTTCCATATCAATCATGATCGGTACCAGGTTGGAAAGTATTTTATCCCGGAAGTGCTCTTTTACGAACTCTCCCCTGGCCACATTGAGTTGCGTATCATTCAGGATAAAAATCCTGTTCTGTGCAAGTTCATTGATCAGCGTAGCCTGAAATAATTGTTCAAATTTACGCTCCTGTTTAACGACGATATTCTTAATCTCGTTCAGCACTTTTTTAGGATTAAATCCTAAAAGTTCTTTGGCCTTGTCGTTTAAATTAGACAACCTGGTCATTGTAGCTACACGCACCCGGTAAAATTCTTCCAGGTTAGAAGAGAAAATAGACAGAAATTTAATTCTTTCAATCAGCGGAACAGTTTCATCTGTTGCCTCCTGTAAAACCCGTTCATTGAAATATAACCAGCTGAGTTCTCTATTTAAAAATGGGACCTTCTTCTTTGTCATGGGGGTTAGTATCAAAAAATCCCTGGTGGGACCGGATGCTCAAAACTGCGAATTCTATTGTTAATTCAATGTTAATTATTCGAGCATTAATCTACGGAAAAACGCGATTAAATTAACGTCAAACTACTATTGAATTAACTTTCATCTGTAGTCTTCTCTTCCGTTTTTTCTGAAGTCACCACAGGTTTAACAGCCGTTGGTGTAGTTTTAGCGGCGGTTGCAGCAGGTTTAGCAGGAAGGCGTTTAACGACTGCTTTCTTTACTGGAGCAGTTTTAGCTGCTGCTGTAGTTGCAACTTTTTTAGCTGCGCCAGTTGCTGCTGTAGTTGTTTTACTTACACGTTTTACAACTTGCGAGGCAGGTTTTGTATGCGCTCCATTTTGAACAGCAGTAATCGTTTTATCTTTGACTCCAGCCGTTTCTTTTTTCAATGCTGTAGCTTCTTTTTTAACTGCCGCAGTTTCTTTTTTTACTTTATTTTTCACTGCAGGAATTGCCTTTTTAACTGCTGAAGCAGATTTTCCCACAGTTGCTGCTGCTTTTTTAACAGGCTTTGCAATTAACGTAGCTGCCTTTTCTTCACTGGCAATCACCGGAACTTTAATGCTGTTCACTGATGGTTTTATGCTCGAAACTGCTTTCTTAACTTCTTTTTCAACCTTTTTAGCACCTTTTGCAGTTACTTTTTTAAGTTTTTTCGCAGTCTTTGCTATTTCCTTTTTAGTTGGCTTGGTTTTCTTAGTGGCTTCTGCTTTTACAGCAACAAATCTCTTAGCTAATTTACTCGCAACAGATTTCGCAGCTTGTGCTAATTCTTCACCAATTTTTTCGGCATCATGACCCAAATGAGAAACTGCTTCAAAGAATTTTTGCGAAAGAGTCTGCTCCAATTCTTTTTTAACTGCTTTTTTAGCATTATTTTTTTGCACTTTTGATTTATTGGTTTTCATAATATTTTTTTTAGCAAGAACGTTAAATAATTAATATCTAAATCTAATATATTTTTTATACTAAAGCTATAATCATGCCCACTTTCGATATCGTAAGTAAAGTTGACGCGCAGACATTGGATAATGCAATGAACAACGCAAAAAAAGAGATTCTTAACCGTTATGATTTCTCTACCTCTCAGAGTACTATTGATCATGACAAGAAAACAAATGTGATCACCATTGTTACTGAAGATGACATGCGCCTGAAAGCAATTGAGGATTCAATTATCTCCCGTATGGTGAAACAAAATCTGGACCCTAAAAGTCTTGACTTTGGAAAGGAACAGTATGCTTCTGGTAATATGATCAGAAAAGAAGTTTCTATCAAAGAAGGGATCGACAAAGATGTCGCTAAAAAGATAGTTGCAAAAATCAAAGCAAGCGGGCTTAAAGTTCAGGCTTCTGTAATGGACGATCAATTGCGTGTACAAAGCAAAAACATTGATGACCTTCAAAAGGTAATCTCGCTTTGTAAAGGTGAAGATTTCGGACAGCCGCTTCAATACATCAATATGCGTAACTAATGGAAATTGCTGATAACGGCTTTATTTTTTCGGATGACAAAGGCAAAATCGATGCTGCTGCAGTCCATCTTTTCCTGAGTACCCAATCTTATTGGGCTGAAGGGATTCCATTACAAACGGTGACTAAATCTATTGAAAACTCTCTTTGCTTTGGAATCTATAAGGAAACCCGTCAAATAGGGTTTGCAAGATGGATTACTGACCGTGCTACATTTGCTTATCTGGCAGATGTGTATGTAGAGGAAGAGTTCCGGGGTATGGGACTTTCGAAAAAATTAATGTCGCTTATGCTTTTTCATCCTGATCTCCAGGGCTTAAGAAGATACATGCTGGCAACCAGAGATGCACATAGTCTTTACAGTCAATATGGTTTTGAGCCACTGGAATCGCCGGAAAATATAATGGCGGTTACGGTCAAAGACATTTACAAAAAGCAGGAAGATTAGTCTCCCTGCTTTTTATTGCATTTGCCAGCCGGATGAATTCCATCGTTGCTGAACTGACAAATGATATTACTTTTGCAGGATATGAAAATAATCCGGTTCCATAGTTTAGCGCTTGCAGGTCTGTTATTTACTGCTTCCTGTACACAGCAGCCCAAAAAAGAGAAGTTTAACAACGACACTTTAGTCAAAGCAGAAGTTGCACAACCGAAAACTCGCAAACTGGATACAGTAAAACCTGTTTCCACAAAAACCTGCAGTCAGATTGCCTATTTGATACTGACTACATCGCCTCGTTACCAAAGTTTAACGAATGGATTGAAAGAAAGGATTATCAAAAATGGCGGTACTTCATTCTATATC is a window encoding:
- a CDS encoding 4'-phosphopantetheinyl transferase family protein; amino-acid sequence: MSNQHSTSLKPNLLKLIGNDLVDLRLAAIESNWRRKGYLNKICTPEEQKLVLEAAMPDEMLWLIWTMKEAACKIVQRSTGIRKYEPLNFCCTLNTQGIEISGMVSYFKDSFLIRSELQSTFIHSVAVSDIKDFDQLHLQYLKPGIAYKAEFNTITELYQLAGTPSGIPELTHQITGQKHAVSVSHHGDYLAVIYSDSLLLTD
- a CDS encoding exopolyphosphatase — protein: MLRYAAIDVGSNAVRLLIADITHNENGFGFKKNTLVRVPLRLGDDAFLDHKISARKIEDLIKTMQAFKNLMDVYQVTKYLACATSSMREAQNGLEIIQMIKEKANVDLEIIEGQREANIIYANHIEDDLDIKKNYLYIDVGGGSTELSVFVNKIPVASKSFDIGTIRILDNQDKEETWEEMRLWVKDQTRYHKNLAGIGTGGNINKLYKMANEKEGTPLTFLKLKSLYNQLNSHSLKERIQIFNLNPDRADVIIPASEIFITLMKWTGIKQIHVPRVGMADGIINLLIEENLNK
- a CDS encoding YajQ family cyclic di-GMP-binding protein — encoded protein: MPTFDIVSKVDAQTLDNAMNNAKKEILNRYDFSTSQSTIDHDKKTNVITIVTEDDMRLKAIEDSIISRMVKQNLDPKSLDFGKEQYASGNMIRKEVSIKEGIDKDVAKKIVAKIKASGLKVQASVMDDQLRVQSKNIDDLQKVISLCKGEDFGQPLQYINMRN
- a CDS encoding GNAT family N-acetyltransferase, translating into MEIADNGFIFSDDKGKIDAAAVHLFLSTQSYWAEGIPLQTVTKSIENSLCFGIYKETRQIGFARWITDRATFAYLADVYVEEEFRGMGLSKKLMSLMLFHPDLQGLRRYMLATRDAHSLYSQYGFEPLESPENIMAVTVKDIYKKQED
- the ppk1 gene encoding polyphosphate kinase 1 produces the protein MTKKKVPFLNRELSWLYFNERVLQEATDETVPLIERIKFLSIFSSNLEEFYRVRVATMTRLSNLNDKAKELLGFNPKKVLNEIKNIVVKQERKFEQLFQATLINELAQNRIFILNDTQLNVARGEFVKEHFRDKILSNLVPIMIDMEKPFPELKDRYLYFFVRLKKKTGKKDEKYALIELPPDLPRFLVLPETNGLKFIILAEDIIKYCLDDIFYVFKYDEMDAYSIQLTRDAELDIDKNVSDKFIDELKTSLDKRKKGKPMRLLYDTEMPFDMLGVLVAKMKLEAESLIPGNRYHKFGDFIRFPNVGDKSLEYPANIPLKVFGLHRTQSIFNKLAERDYLVNLPYQSYDYIILFLREAAIDPKVTAINITLYRLAENSRVINALINAAKNGKKVNCLVELKARFDERANIFWTNRLEEEGVHVNYGLTDYKVHSKICLVTRIEKGRPVYYANLATGNFNEKTAKLYCDHSIFTAKKEITHDLIKLFAALNKRTVATGFKYLIVSPLESRTKFYTLIDREIKIAKSGKPAYLIFKVNSLADEGIVEKLYDASNAGVKIKLIVRGICCLVPGVKDFSENITVISIIDKFLEHARVFIFGNNGKEEMFLSSGDLMSRNFEHRVEVGFPVLDEDVKQEIRDIIDFQLQDNVKARDITRLNNNKYHKNRLSTKVRAQVQTYNYLKNKHQ
- a CDS encoding acyl carrier protein, with product MMDREVIISAIKEVAAPYTQDKEALDQLSETTSFITDLKINSANLVDIVLDLEEKFGIEIDNDSMAKMLDVKSTLDVIEAKLAEIDRQ
- a CDS encoding beta-ketoacyl-[acyl-carrier-protein] synthase family protein, whose protein sequence is MTNRVVVTGLGVVSPNGADITQFRDALKNGVSGIRHDLQLEQLLFSCQIAGKPVIDAARISQYFTDLEIRNLESTGIIYGVIAGLDAWKDAGLNPAPDEMPDWESGTVFGTGTSGIDKFRGAIYKLDNLQIRKLGSSIVAQTMASGVSALLAGKLGLGNQVTTNSSACATGTESVLMAYERIKSGQATVMLAGSTSDSGPYIWAGFDAMKVCTYKHNEAPEKGSRPMSATASGFVPGSGAGALVLESLDSALARGARIYAEILGGHVNSGGQRGEGTMTAPNPVAVQRCLSKAFKDAGIQPAEVEVINGHLTATVKDPLEIQNWVTALGRSGKDFPYINSVKGMIGHCISAAGSIECVASVLQLHEGFIFPNINCEDLHPAIEMLIDPERIPRVCLQKDFNILVKASFGFGDVNACLVLKKYNDG